A single window of Caldicellulosiruptor bescii DSM 6725 DNA harbors:
- a CDS encoding DUF2273 domain-containing protein, protein MNKLEKFIKENVGMLVGGALALILILFILEVGIVKAILITVVVIVGIILGKKFITYDKIRDLLKDKN, encoded by the coding sequence TTGAATAAATTAGAAAAATTCATAAAAGAAAATGTGGGAATGTTGGTAGGCGGAGCTTTAGCTCTTATTTTGATTCTGTTTATTTTAGAAGTTGGAATTGTCAAAGCTATACTGATAACAGTAGTTGTCATTGTTGGAATAATATTAGGTAAAAAGTTTATAACGTATGATAAAATAAGAGATCTTCTGAAAGATAAGAATTAA
- a CDS encoding GtrA family protein encodes MSSPNAFLMNKKWTFENRTKGRIIILKVAKSAITNIISLLLSIVIIKLSRLYLSNSIIITKIFATLCAQVVNHILYKIWVITKMETNNESIHKNM; translated from the coding sequence ATGTCTTCACCAAATGCCTTTTTGATGAACAAAAAGTGGACATTTGAAAATAGAACAAAAGGACGTATAATAATACTAAAAGTAGCAAAGTCCGCCATTACAAATATTATCTCATTGCTACTCTCAATTGTAATTATAAAACTTTCAAGGCTATATCTGTCAAATTCAATTATAATTACAAAAATATTTGCAACTTTATGTGCTCAAGTAGTAAACCATATTTTATATAAAATCTGGGTGATTACTAAAATGGAGACAAATAATGAAAGTATTCATAAAAACATGTAA
- the aroE gene encoding shikimate dehydrogenase translates to MKKLFLIGKSLKHSISPFIHNRILSEFDIDAIYSNLELLDTEMLKEFVEMVRKDEDVVGFNITIPYKEDILEFCDEVSEDVRIIKAANTVKKEDGKLLAYNTDWIGFKRSLEDRGVDVKDKKILVLGSGGAAKACIYGLYRMGAKEVFVANRTYEKAEKLKEVFQDILKILPVEWLRRYEFKYDIIINTTSVGMFPNIESSPFDFENYVAGVPVFVYDMIYNPLKTAFLKEAEKKGIKIENGLKMLVYQAIEAEMIWFDIVNLSPNFLLEILNDTEKNFGLGIYKVIG, encoded by the coding sequence ATGAAAAAGCTTTTTTTGATTGGCAAGAGCTTAAAACACTCAATTTCACCTTTTATTCATAACAGGATTCTATCTGAGTTTGACATTGATGCAATTTATTCAAATTTAGAACTTCTTGACACTGAAATGCTAAAAGAATTTGTTGAGATGGTGAGAAAAGATGAGGATGTTGTTGGATTTAACATAACAATTCCATACAAGGAAGATATTTTAGAGTTTTGTGATGAAGTCTCAGAAGATGTCAGAATAATAAAAGCGGCAAACACTGTGAAAAAAGAAGATGGGAAGCTTTTGGCTTACAATACAGACTGGATAGGTTTTAAAAGAAGCTTGGAGGATAGGGGGGTTGATGTGAAAGACAAGAAGATATTGGTACTCGGTAGCGGTGGTGCAGCAAAAGCTTGCATCTATGGACTTTACAGGATGGGAGCAAAAGAAGTATTTGTTGCAAACAGGACATATGAAAAGGCAGAAAAGTTAAAAGAGGTTTTTCAAGACATTTTAAAAATCCTTCCAGTAGAATGGCTAAGAAGATATGAATTTAAATACGATATAATTATTAACACAACATCTGTGGGAATGTTTCCGAATATTGAAAGCAGTCCTTTTGACTTTGAAAACTATGTGGCTGGTGTACCAGTTTTTGTATATGATATGATATATAATCCTCTTAAAACTGCTTTTTTAAAAGAAGCTGAAAAAAAGGGGATAAAGATTGAAAATGGACTTAAGATGCTTGTATACCAAGCAATTGAAGCTGAAATGATTTGGTTTGATATTGTAAATCTTTCTCCAAATTTTTTACTTGAAATCCTAAATGATACCGAGAAAAATTTTGGCTTGGGAATATATAAGGTTATAGGGTAG
- a CDS encoding YqeG family HAD IIIA-type phosphatase yields the protein MLKKFKPDMICKSILDIDLETLIKKGINYLIIDIDNTIVAWGEFEVRDEIIEWLEKAQKMGFKICLVSNNQKDRVKKIESMLGIPAIYNAKKPLKSGFLKASQLLHQGKKNHQTAVIGDQFFTDVIGAKRLKLFVILVRPMKEKEFFVTRINRIFEKKILKYYEKDERE from the coding sequence ATGCTAAAAAAGTTCAAGCCTGATATGATATGCAAAAGTATATTGGATATTGACCTTGAAACTCTTATAAAAAAAGGAATAAACTATCTCATTATCGACATAGACAACACCATAGTTGCGTGGGGTGAATTTGAGGTAAGAGACGAGATTATTGAGTGGCTTGAAAAGGCTCAAAAGATGGGATTTAAAATTTGCCTTGTTTCGAACAACCAGAAAGATAGAGTAAAAAAAATAGAAAGTATGCTTGGCATTCCTGCCATCTATAATGCTAAAAAGCCTTTGAAATCTGGATTTTTAAAAGCATCGCAGTTGCTTCATCAGGGCAAGAAAAATCATCAAACAGCTGTGATAGGTGACCAGTTTTTTACAGATGTCATAGGTGCAAAAAGGTTAAAACTCTTTGTGATTTTGGTAAGGCCAATGAAAGAAAAGGAGTTTTTTGTAACAAGGATAAACAGGATTTTTGAAAAGAAAATATTAAAGTACTACGAAAAGGATGAGAGGGAATGA